A single Pseudomonas brassicacearum DNA region contains:
- a CDS encoding aromatic ring-hydroxylating oxygenase subunit alpha, with translation MTINAVKTHRELLADRTPGHGMPSGLFGRQDIFETDVDIFFTKHWILVGVTSDIPEPGDVSTIDIGKSSILLVRDDDEHVQAFRNVCRHRGARLKQAGKSTVGMLVCPYHQWSYDLDGSLKHAAHMGQDFDPNCKSLIPVHTRVIGTHVFVCLGDEPPEDILYLDQVMTPRFAQYDIAHSKIAYESEIIENGNWKLVIENNRECYHCAATHPELTASFLPEDFGFCTDGLGEDSLQALAEYHRRNADTKTNWENEGYICDAVEHLGEDAVTQFRSQRLAIAGNGESQTLDTRVACTRLFGDLTRRDLGDVHLWTHNSWTHVMSDHAVVSYIIPLAPDKTLVRTKWLVHADAVEGVDYQVDKLTEVWAATNLQDANLVGITHSGTQDPAYTPGPFSAFTETYVDQFSRWYAARLAAHGV, from the coding sequence ATGACAATCAATGCCGTGAAGACCCATCGTGAACTTCTGGCCGACCGCACGCCCGGCCATGGCATGCCAAGCGGTTTGTTTGGTCGCCAGGATATTTTTGAAACCGACGTCGATATCTTTTTCACCAAACACTGGATTCTGGTGGGGGTCACCAGCGACATCCCCGAACCCGGTGATGTCTCGACCATCGACATTGGCAAATCCTCCATCCTCCTGGTGCGCGACGATGACGAGCATGTGCAGGCGTTTCGCAACGTTTGCCGGCACCGCGGGGCTCGCTTGAAACAGGCCGGCAAGTCGACGGTGGGCATGCTGGTCTGTCCCTACCACCAGTGGAGCTACGACCTGGACGGCAGCCTGAAACATGCGGCACACATGGGCCAGGACTTCGACCCTAACTGCAAAAGCCTGATCCCTGTGCACACTCGAGTCATCGGCACCCATGTCTTCGTCTGCCTGGGCGACGAACCACCAGAAGACATCCTGTACCTTGACCAGGTCATGACACCGCGTTTCGCCCAATACGACATTGCCCACTCGAAGATCGCCTACGAATCGGAAATCATCGAGAACGGCAATTGGAAACTGGTAATCGAGAATAACCGCGAGTGTTATCACTGCGCCGCCACCCACCCGGAATTGACCGCGTCTTTCCTGCCCGAAGATTTCGGTTTCTGCACCGATGGGCTGGGCGAGGATTCACTACAGGCACTGGCCGAATATCACCGCCGCAATGCCGACACCAAGACCAACTGGGAGAACGAAGGCTATATCTGCGATGCCGTCGAACACTTGGGTGAAGATGCCGTGACCCAGTTCCGCTCGCAACGACTGGCCATTGCCGGCAACGGCGAATCCCAGACCCTGGACACCCGCGTGGCGTGCACCCGGCTGTTCGGCGACCTCACCCGCCGCGACTTGGGCGACGTGCATCTTTGGACGCACAACTCCTGGACCCATGTCATGAGCGACCATGCCGTGGTCTCCTACATCATCCCCCTGGCGCCCGATAAAACCCTGGTGCGCACCAAATGGCTGGTCCATGCCGATGCCGTCGAAGGCGTCGACTACCAGGTGGATAAGCTGACCGAAGTCTGGGCGGCGACCAACCTGCAAGACGCCAACCTCGTCGGCATCACCCACAGCGGCACCCAGGATCCCGCCTACACACCCGGGCCGTTCTCAGCCTTTACCGAAACCTATGTCGACCAGTTCTCTCGCTGGTACGCGGCGCGTCTGGCCGCCCATGGCGTGTGA
- the choV gene encoding choline ABC transporter ATP-binding protein, which translates to MSIIRFEDVDVIFSARPKPALDLLDQGFSRPEILQKTGLIVGVEKANLEINKGEICVLMGLSGSGKSSLLRCINGLNTVSRGKLFVEHEGRQIDIASCTPAELKMMRTQRIAMVFQKFALMPWLTVRENISFGLEMQGRSEKECRTLVDEKLELVGLTQWRNKKPDELSGGMQQRVGLARALAMDADILLMDEPFSALDPLIRQGLQDELLDLQRKLHKTIVFVSHDLDEALKLGTRIAIMKDGKIIQYSKPEEIVLNPADDYVRNFVAHTNPLNVLCAKSLMTPLEQCVVARGEYCLDTAQNLWMIVNPQRHLTSLRKGVTTAHVQPWSPAQQIETLARQPTCVPPATTMRDALQIRYETGHPLIVQDEAGTVLGILGDGELYRALLGHNLSHPTLSEPARESSVA; encoded by the coding sequence ATGAGCATCATCCGTTTTGAAGACGTCGACGTCATCTTCTCTGCCCGTCCGAAGCCCGCCCTGGATCTACTCGACCAAGGTTTTTCGCGCCCGGAGATTCTTCAGAAAACCGGTTTGATCGTCGGCGTGGAGAAAGCCAACCTGGAGATCAACAAGGGGGAAATCTGCGTGCTCATGGGCCTGTCCGGCTCCGGCAAATCCAGCCTGCTGCGCTGCATCAACGGCCTGAACACCGTCAGCCGCGGCAAGCTGTTCGTCGAACACGAAGGCCGGCAGATCGACATCGCCTCCTGTACCCCCGCCGAACTGAAGATGATGCGCACCCAGCGCATCGCCATGGTGTTCCAGAAGTTCGCCCTGATGCCCTGGCTGACGGTGCGCGAGAACATCAGTTTCGGTCTGGAAATGCAGGGCCGGTCGGAAAAGGAATGCCGCACACTGGTGGATGAAAAACTCGAACTGGTGGGCCTGACCCAGTGGCGCAACAAGAAGCCTGACGAATTGTCCGGCGGCATGCAGCAACGGGTCGGCCTGGCCCGCGCCCTGGCGATGGACGCCGACATCCTGCTGATGGACGAACCGTTCTCGGCCCTCGACCCGTTGATTCGCCAAGGCCTGCAAGATGAGTTGCTCGATCTGCAGCGCAAATTGCACAAGACCATCGTGTTCGTCAGCCATGACCTGGACGAAGCCCTGAAGCTGGGCACGCGCATCGCCATCATGAAAGACGGCAAGATCATCCAGTACAGCAAACCCGAAGAGATCGTGCTGAACCCAGCCGACGACTACGTGCGTAACTTCGTCGCCCACACCAACCCGTTGAATGTGCTGTGTGCGAAAAGCTTGATGACCCCGCTGGAGCAGTGCGTCGTCGCCCGCGGCGAATATTGCCTGGATACTGCTCAAAACCTATGGATGATAGTGAACCCGCAGCGTCATTTGACCAGCCTTCGAAAAGGCGTCACGACAGCGCACGTCCAACCATGGAGTCCGGCCCAGCAAATCGAGACCTTGGCACGACAACCGACTTGCGTGCCACCGGCGACCACCATGCGCGACGCCCTGCAGATTCGCTACGAAACGGGCCACCCCCTGATCGTGCAGGACGAGGCCGGTACCGTCCTGGGCATATTGGGCGATGGCGAACTGTATCGGGCACTGCTGGGGCACAACCTGTCGCACCCCACGCTTTCTGAACCCGCAAGAGAATCTTCGGTGGCTTGA
- a CDS encoding TetR/AcrR family transcriptional regulator, giving the protein MEPVDLLERCYPGRRAESKRHILRCALALFNQQGIEATTIDIIRAESQMSVGAIYHHFVNKEGLVAALYMTALDDQAQLRDRYLSAVTSTREWVHALVFSYVDWVVSQPDWARFQYQARFAVARSSFNERLAEANVARNAALKQWFSDPAHQQDLQDLPFELIPSLIIGSAESYCRAWLSARVKRSPEGYRQQLAEAAWRAVGVGG; this is encoded by the coding sequence ATGGAACCTGTCGATCTCCTCGAGCGCTGCTACCCAGGGCGCCGTGCCGAGTCCAAGCGGCACATCCTGCGATGTGCCCTGGCGTTGTTTAATCAACAGGGCATAGAAGCGACCACCATCGACATCATCCGTGCCGAAAGCCAGATGAGCGTGGGGGCCATTTATCACCATTTCGTTAACAAGGAAGGCTTGGTCGCGGCGTTGTACATGACCGCCCTGGATGACCAGGCACAGCTCAGGGACCGCTACCTCAGCGCTGTCACGTCGACCAGGGAATGGGTCCACGCCTTGGTGTTCAGCTACGTGGATTGGGTGGTCAGCCAACCCGATTGGGCGCGGTTCCAGTACCAGGCTCGCTTTGCAGTCGCACGCAGCAGCTTCAACGAGCGGCTCGCCGAAGCGAATGTCGCCAGGAACGCCGCGCTCAAGCAATGGTTCAGCGACCCTGCCCACCAGCAGGATTTGCAGGACCTGCCTTTTGAGCTGATCCCGTCACTGATCATCGGTTCGGCGGAAAGCTATTGCCGCGCCTGGCTCTCGGCCCGCGTCAAACGCAGCCCGGAAGGCTACCGGCAGCAACTGGCCGAGGCCGCCTGGCGCGCCGTTGGCGTTGGCGGCTGA
- a CDS encoding transporter, with protein sequence MSPTKSLPACLALSFASFAAHAADGPPPPSVSQPSGINLGGTSFYDGFAGPPGLNHQTYLKFSTASSIRTNGGKKNGAFDDPKINVITLINQLSYYSPETIGGGAHLGWSLLVPIVSLDGDFGDNGSKLKDNATGLGDVAVGPQIQFDPIVDASGRPVFVQRMAFDVILPTGKYDKHKDLNPGSNYFSLNPYWAATWMPAPRWEVSWRLNYLYNFKNDDPASSSQQFFEGQAVRDTQSGQSAWANFTASYEVFPKVSVGINGYYFRQISDDKVNGNTLTDSREKVLGFGPGLFWKIAEDKALWLNTYKETGVENRSRADYQVQVRYVHKF encoded by the coding sequence ATGAGCCCGACCAAATCCCTGCCAGCGTGCCTGGCACTCAGCTTCGCGTCATTTGCCGCCCATGCAGCCGATGGCCCTCCTCCACCTTCCGTAAGCCAACCCAGCGGTATCAACCTGGGCGGCACCAGCTTTTACGACGGTTTTGCGGGACCACCCGGGCTGAATCACCAGACTTACCTGAAGTTCAGCACCGCCAGCAGCATCAGGACCAACGGCGGCAAGAAAAACGGCGCCTTCGATGACCCGAAGATCAACGTCATCACGCTGATCAATCAGTTGAGCTACTACTCACCCGAGACCATTGGAGGGGGGGCGCACCTGGGTTGGAGCCTATTGGTGCCCATCGTTTCCCTGGACGGCGACTTCGGTGACAACGGCTCCAAGCTCAAGGACAACGCCACTGGCCTGGGCGATGTCGCGGTCGGCCCCCAGATCCAGTTTGATCCGATCGTCGACGCCAGCGGTAGGCCGGTCTTCGTGCAGCGCATGGCTTTCGACGTCATCCTGCCGACGGGCAAATACGATAAACACAAAGACCTGAACCCAGGCTCCAACTATTTCTCCCTCAATCCCTACTGGGCAGCGACCTGGATGCCGGCACCCCGTTGGGAAGTGAGCTGGAGGCTGAACTATCTGTACAACTTCAAGAACGACGATCCGGCGAGCAGTTCGCAGCAGTTCTTTGAAGGGCAAGCGGTGCGCGACACCCAGTCAGGACAGTCGGCGTGGGCCAACTTCACCGCCTCGTACGAAGTGTTCCCGAAGGTCTCGGTGGGCATCAACGGCTACTACTTCCGGCAGATTTCGGATGACAAGGTCAACGGCAATACCCTGACTGACTCCCGGGAAAAAGTTCTGGGATTTGGCCCCGGTCTGTTCTGGAAAATCGCCGAAGACAAAGCGCTCTGGCTCAATACCTATAAAGAAACCGGCGTCGAAAATCGCTCCCGCGCGGATTACCAGGTGCAGGTTCGTTACGTCCACAAGTTCTGA
- a CDS encoding MFS transporter has product MNALDSIDSKKSLGAICLMMVISLGTLQIQPILGGALIDQLGLPLNAIGAIFAAELMAMAIACGISALFMASVDRRRFALVALLILALGNVLSTQLHSQAGLLLCRMICGASGGAVMAVVYASAALRTSKDATFAVINIGNLMWGMLLVTSMPLILKSFGVNGAFSLLAITSVLAATGCWRIPKHYPQAHRLANVSTPPFGLTSILLIVLFALLFFGHSALWVYQERIGKSIGLEPQQIGGILGGSILAGALGAGLAGLIGRRLGLLLPQLLSFGTALLATLIIVYGDSAVAFATTACLIHVAWFFSLPYLLSMAAELDPSGRLAGLGNAAIFVGQGLGPFGAALVVGEGHFRAVGWLAASAYLLALVISCLVVARFRRDTKPSGPTVTPPTSLKPQLQNQRTAHE; this is encoded by the coding sequence ATGAATGCGCTCGACTCCATCGACAGCAAAAAATCATTGGGGGCCATCTGCCTGATGATGGTTATTTCCCTGGGGACACTGCAGATCCAGCCAATCCTGGGCGGTGCCTTGATCGACCAGCTCGGCCTGCCGCTCAATGCGATAGGCGCCATTTTCGCAGCCGAACTCATGGCGATGGCCATCGCCTGCGGCATCAGCGCCCTGTTCATGGCGAGCGTCGACCGGCGCCGCTTCGCCCTGGTGGCCTTGCTGATCCTGGCATTGGGTAACGTGCTGAGTACGCAACTGCACAGCCAGGCAGGGCTGCTCCTGTGCAGAATGATCTGCGGCGCAAGCGGTGGTGCGGTCATGGCCGTGGTCTATGCCAGCGCAGCGCTGCGCACGTCCAAGGACGCGACCTTCGCCGTCATCAACATCGGCAACCTGATGTGGGGAATGTTGCTGGTGACCTCCATGCCGTTGATCCTGAAATCATTCGGCGTGAACGGCGCTTTTTCCCTCTTGGCGATCACCAGTGTGCTCGCGGCGACGGGGTGCTGGAGGATACCCAAGCATTATCCGCAGGCACATCGTTTGGCCAACGTCTCGACACCGCCATTTGGTCTTACGTCCATCCTGTTGATCGTACTGTTTGCACTGCTGTTTTTCGGGCACTCCGCCCTCTGGGTCTATCAGGAACGCATCGGCAAAAGCATTGGCCTTGAACCGCAGCAGATTGGGGGCATTCTCGGCGGCAGCATCCTGGCCGGGGCGCTGGGGGCGGGTCTGGCGGGACTGATCGGACGGCGCCTGGGTTTGCTACTTCCGCAACTACTGAGCTTCGGCACAGCCTTGTTGGCCACCCTGATCATCGTCTACGGCGACAGTGCCGTGGCTTTTGCCACCACGGCCTGCCTGATTCATGTCGCATGGTTTTTCAGCCTGCCTTACCTGCTTTCCATGGCAGCCGAGCTGGACCCTTCCGGTCGACTGGCAGGTTTGGGTAACGCCGCCATTTTCGTTGGCCAAGGCCTCGGGCCGTTTGGTGCGGCACTGGTCGTCGGTGAGGGACACTTCCGGGCTGTCGGATGGTTGGCAGCCTCTGCCTATTTACTGGCGCTGGTCATCTCCTGCCTGGTGGTTGCACGTTTTCGTCGAGACACCAAGCCCTCCGGGCCGACAGTCACCCCTCCAACCAGCCTGAAACCTCAACTTCAAAATCAACGAACAGCACATGAGTGA
- the choW gene encoding choline ABC transporter permease subunit: MWITQEKLPLGEYIARYVEWLTQHGADIFDAISLSLSGVITALTNALLWFNPLALIAVFALLAYYIQRKVSLTLFVALSFLLIFNLGYWQETMETLAQVTFATLVCVVIGVPLGIVAAHRPWFYMALRPVLDLMQTVPTFVYLIPTLTLFGLGVVPGLISTVVFAIAAPIRLTYLGICDVPEELMDAGKAFGCSRRQLLARIELPHAMPSIAAGITQCIMLSLSMVVIAALVGADGLGKPVVNALNTADISMGFEAGLAIVLLAIILDRICKQREAVKRGDV, encoded by the coding sequence ATGTGGATTACACAAGAGAAGCTTCCACTGGGCGAATACATCGCCCGGTATGTCGAATGGTTGACTCAACATGGCGCCGATATTTTCGACGCCATATCGTTATCCTTGTCTGGCGTCATCACCGCATTGACCAACGCGCTCCTTTGGTTCAACCCCTTGGCGTTGATCGCCGTATTTGCCCTGCTGGCCTATTACATCCAACGCAAGGTGAGCCTCACCCTCTTCGTGGCCCTCTCGTTCCTGCTGATCTTCAATCTCGGTTACTGGCAGGAGACCATGGAGACCCTTGCCCAAGTGACCTTCGCCACACTCGTGTGCGTAGTCATCGGCGTACCGCTGGGCATCGTCGCGGCGCATCGACCCTGGTTCTATATGGCCTTGCGGCCAGTCCTCGACCTGATGCAGACCGTGCCCACCTTCGTCTATCTGATCCCTACCCTGACCCTTTTCGGCCTGGGAGTGGTCCCAGGCCTGATATCCACCGTGGTATTCGCCATCGCCGCCCCTATTCGCCTGACCTACCTGGGCATCTGTGATGTACCCGAAGAGTTGATGGATGCCGGCAAGGCCTTTGGCTGTTCGCGCCGCCAATTGTTGGCGCGCATCGAACTGCCCCACGCCATGCCCAGCATCGCCGCCGGCATTACCCAGTGCATCATGCTGTCGCTGTCCATGGTGGTGATCGCCGCACTGGTGGGTGCCGACGGCCTGGGCAAACCCGTGGTCAATGCGCTGAACACCGCCGATATCTCGATGGGTTTTGAAGCCGGCCTGGCGATCGTGCTGCTGGCCATCATCCTCGACCGAATCTGCAAACAACGTGAAGCCGTGAAAAGAGGTGACGTATGA
- a CDS encoding hotdog fold domain-containing protein → MSQTLSMYQSVGPSAFSNMACQMAPYFGTITPEISVLTPGRGEVKVPFRKEITNHLASVHAIALCNAAELAGGMMTEVSIPSGARWIPKGMTVEYLAKAKTAIHAIADGSEIDWQTSGDKIVPVEIFDEAGVKVFTARITMNVKVG, encoded by the coding sequence ATGAGCCAGACTCTCAGCATGTACCAAAGCGTTGGCCCGTCCGCTTTCAGCAATATGGCCTGCCAGATGGCACCGTATTTCGGCACCATCACCCCGGAAATTTCTGTGTTGACCCCTGGTCGCGGTGAAGTGAAGGTGCCGTTTCGCAAGGAGATCACCAATCACCTGGCGTCCGTTCACGCGATTGCGCTGTGCAACGCGGCAGAACTGGCGGGCGGCATGATGACCGAGGTGTCCATCCCCAGCGGCGCGCGCTGGATTCCCAAAGGCATGACTGTCGAATACTTGGCCAAGGCCAAGACCGCCATCCATGCGATTGCCGACGGTAGCGAAATCGACTGGCAGACTTCGGGCGACAAGATTGTCCCGGTCGAGATCTTCGACGAGGCTGGGGTGAAGGTCTTCACGGCGCGCATCACCATGAATGTGAAAGTCGGCTAG
- a CDS encoding LysR substrate-binding domain-containing protein — protein sequence MQPSVIDKKVKGYRRLIPSMTALLEFEAVARLASFTLAAQELGVTQAAVSKQIRLLEDTLGTKLFHRLHRAIKLTHEGYVLHLVVAESIHRMASVFDKIAEGIGEQEITIACTEAFSHLRILPRLIALRTLQPKLKLRLMTQQVSPSSYRDDVDLAIRFGNGKWEDGSSVFLFDEEVFPVCSPAWLAANPAPSAIADFLDTALIDSDSTLEGWMTWNRWCRELGDMRPKLNYSFRCSSYNDAIQAAIQGHGIALGWSRLIAHRLNSGELIRITPYVVKPKDAYYLVIPSGRKLEPITQALVDWLRDDSYLTN from the coding sequence ATGCAACCCAGCGTTATCGATAAAAAGGTCAAGGGCTATCGGCGGTTGATACCGTCGATGACGGCGTTGCTGGAATTCGAAGCCGTGGCGCGATTGGCCAGTTTCACCCTGGCCGCCCAAGAACTGGGCGTGACCCAGGCGGCCGTCAGCAAGCAAATCCGATTGTTGGAAGATACCCTGGGGACCAAGCTGTTCCATCGACTTCATCGGGCGATCAAGCTGACTCATGAAGGCTACGTCCTGCACCTGGTCGTCGCAGAGTCCATTCATCGCATGGCCAGTGTCTTCGACAAAATCGCCGAGGGCATTGGTGAGCAAGAGATCACCATTGCCTGCACGGAGGCGTTCTCTCACTTGAGGATACTCCCCAGATTGATCGCTCTGCGCACGCTGCAACCGAAGTTGAAATTGCGCCTGATGACGCAGCAGGTCTCGCCAAGTTCATATCGGGATGACGTCGACCTGGCCATCCGTTTCGGCAATGGAAAATGGGAAGATGGCAGTTCGGTTTTCCTGTTCGATGAAGAAGTGTTTCCCGTTTGCTCGCCAGCCTGGCTCGCCGCCAACCCGGCACCTTCAGCCATTGCCGATTTTCTGGACACGGCGCTGATTGACTCCGATTCCACCCTTGAAGGCTGGATGACCTGGAACCGTTGGTGCCGGGAACTGGGCGATATGCGCCCCAAGCTCAACTATTCATTTCGCTGCAGTTCCTACAACGATGCGATCCAGGCGGCCATTCAAGGCCACGGCATTGCACTGGGATGGAGTCGACTGATCGCGCACCGCCTCAACAGTGGCGAACTGATCAGAATCACGCCCTACGTGGTCAAGCCAAAAGACGCTTATTACCTGGTCATTCCGAGCGGTCGAAAACTTGAGCCCATTACCCAGGCACTGGTCGATTGGCTGCGCGATGACAGTTATCTAACTAACTGA
- a CDS encoding LysR substrate-binding domain-containing protein, which translates to MKLQPLPPLNSLVAFEAAARHLSFTVAARELNVTQGAISRQVRLLEDYLGTALFTRTTREINLTATGSQYYESVRDTLQQIAQATAGIRHWQGAQQVTVVTSTAMASLWLLPLVSQFQRQNEEIDLRIIATDQVSDFSRLDCDLALYYCSTPPKNMKVTPLFNEEIFPVCSPAYMAQHPGIETLEQLGGCTWLWLEDQHRDWIGWKEWFQRLGYPAPEPRRRININNYAMLIQSALAGQGIALAWSGLLSNHLQTGNLVRPTQAILRTDAQFCLLEPQGRAPNRQSVNRFRQWLMAHLAETIDA; encoded by the coding sequence ATGAAACTGCAACCCTTGCCGCCCCTCAACAGCCTGGTGGCATTCGAGGCCGCCGCCCGCCACTTGAGCTTCACCGTGGCGGCGCGCGAACTGAACGTCACCCAAGGCGCCATCAGCCGCCAGGTACGCTTGCTCGAAGACTACCTGGGCACGGCACTGTTCACCCGCACGACCCGCGAAATCAATCTCACCGCCACCGGCAGCCAGTATTACGAAAGCGTGCGCGATACGTTGCAGCAAATCGCCCAAGCCACGGCAGGCATACGTCACTGGCAAGGCGCGCAACAAGTCACCGTCGTCACCAGTACGGCGATGGCGTCGTTGTGGCTGCTGCCGCTGGTGTCGCAGTTCCAACGCCAGAATGAGGAGATTGACCTGCGCATCATCGCGACGGATCAAGTCAGTGATTTTTCCCGCCTGGACTGTGACCTGGCGCTGTATTACTGCAGCACGCCACCGAAAAACATGAAAGTCACGCCGCTGTTCAACGAAGAGATTTTCCCGGTGTGCAGCCCCGCCTATATGGCGCAGCACCCAGGGATCGAGACGCTGGAGCAGTTGGGGGGATGCACCTGGTTGTGGCTGGAAGACCAGCACCGGGACTGGATTGGCTGGAAAGAATGGTTCCAGCGCCTTGGCTACCCAGCGCCAGAACCTCGACGGCGCATCAATATCAACAACTACGCCATGCTGATCCAGTCGGCCCTGGCTGGCCAAGGGATCGCCCTGGCCTGGTCGGGCCTGCTCAGCAATCACTTGCAAACCGGCAACCTCGTGCGGCCGACGCAAGCCATCCTGCGCACCGACGCGCAGTTCTGCCTGCTGGAACCTCAAGGCCGGGCCCCGAACAGGCAAAGCGTCAACCGTTTCCGCCAGTGGCTGATGGCACATCTGGCAGAGACGATCGACGCTTGA
- a CDS encoding hybrid-cluster NAD(P)-dependent oxidoreductase, whose translation MTTYENPARPATASVVQRFTDPTTWSTFGSQWHSGEQKTLQCCAVRQETHDVKTFIFRCADFSALSFEPGQFITISPVIGGQSLLRCYTLSSSPTRPFAFSITVKRVPGGTVSNWLHDHLKPGDSLKASGPAGSFTPVGHPATKLLYLSAGSGVTPLMSMTRAACDMAGNLDIVFVHSARTPNDVIFHTELTRMQAAMPGLRVISVCEGPGDTAQWQQPIGRLDLSLLSQHVPDYKEREIFTCGPLGYMEAVKSLLREAAFDFAHYHQESFDITALNEEPLIEQAATLNQQDVFTVTLSRSGKTFSMPGNQTVLAAAKKAGAIVPSSCSQGVCGTCKTALLQGTVEMNHNGGIRQREIDKGLRLLCCSKPTSDLVLDL comes from the coding sequence ATGACGACTTACGAAAACCCGGCACGCCCTGCAACTGCCAGCGTGGTTCAACGTTTTACCGACCCGACCACCTGGAGCACGTTCGGCTCGCAGTGGCACAGCGGTGAACAAAAAACCCTGCAATGCTGCGCTGTGCGCCAGGAAACCCATGACGTAAAAACCTTCATTTTTCGTTGTGCGGACTTCAGCGCGCTGAGCTTCGAGCCCGGTCAATTCATCACGATCTCACCGGTCATTGGCGGGCAGAGCCTCTTGCGCTGCTACACCCTGTCGTCCTCCCCCACCCGGCCCTTTGCGTTTTCCATTACCGTCAAGCGCGTACCGGGGGGAACGGTATCGAACTGGCTGCATGACCACCTCAAGCCCGGCGACAGCCTGAAGGCGTCCGGCCCCGCGGGCAGCTTTACACCGGTCGGCCATCCTGCGACCAAGTTGTTGTACCTGTCGGCCGGTTCCGGCGTAACGCCCCTGATGTCCATGACCCGGGCCGCCTGCGACATGGCGGGCAACCTCGACATCGTTTTTGTGCACAGCGCCCGTACGCCCAACGACGTCATCTTCCACACAGAACTGACGCGTATGCAGGCCGCCATGCCGGGGCTGCGGGTCATCAGTGTTTGCGAAGGACCTGGCGACACCGCTCAATGGCAGCAACCGATAGGCCGGCTCGATTTGTCGTTGCTGAGCCAGCACGTGCCGGACTACAAGGAACGGGAAATCTTTACTTGCGGTCCCCTGGGCTACATGGAAGCGGTCAAGTCACTGCTCAGGGAAGCGGCGTTCGATTTCGCCCACTACCATCAGGAAAGCTTCGACATCACCGCACTGAATGAAGAACCGTTGATCGAGCAGGCCGCTACGCTCAATCAGCAGGACGTCTTCACCGTGACCCTGTCGCGCTCCGGAAAAACCTTCAGCATGCCGGGCAACCAGACCGTGCTGGCCGCCGCAAAGAAGGCCGGCGCCATCGTGCCCTCCTCTTGCAGCCAGGGCGTTTGTGGCACCTGCAAGACCGCCCTGCTACAGGGTACGGTCGAGATGAATCACAACGGCGGTATCCGGCAACGGGAAATCGACAAAGGCCTGCGCTTGCTGTGCTGCAGCAAGCCCACTTCTGACCTGGTCCTGGATCTTTAG